Proteins encoded in a region of the Mesoflavibacter profundi genome:
- a CDS encoding CAL67264 family membrane protein, with amino-acid sequence MAMNKNTVLAWATFIMIIVGLALIALGAFRYDDVAGWGFASVGIGFFAIAWVFNALKGRV; translated from the coding sequence ATGGCAATGAATAAAAATACAGTCTTAGCTTGGGCAACATTTATAATGATAATTGTAGGTTTAGCATTAATAGCACTTGGTGCTTTTAGATATGATGATGTAGCCGGATGGGGATTTGCTTCTGTAGGGATTGGTTTTTTTGCAATAGCATGGGTGTTTAACGCGTTAAAAGGACGCGTTTAA
- a CDS encoding coiled-coil domain-containing protein encodes MSDDFDLLETNSQEKNEKVDVNWGKAIDTMKSKLAQEDDPESRQKILNATLDDVVHMAEKDRTTLLDAIKDLTDYQDEVGILFERFSSLNEDEQKVIDDAQKALERAKIELEDAQNKPDTWWNNLWGRKSKIKKAEDTLKEAEKTRAAADNKAKAMFQERIESADVQTLLSELSYKSQAAITRLKNREVEIKEVEDKLQDAIVEASKNHTKALEKKAETEAKLEEQYALLKQARQALEEVADKQSTEYSEALAKVTKLEQKVEELEGLKNAYTTLAASKDSFVHKHNLTIKVLTSLRSNLQTHRAKLKSDTDERLKYYDGYVVALKARTDQEFASILEHLGVKTDEHIGETLAAMHTASARARQEMMDNIPVHEKVMQGVYSSYAEALQEIRAKDVDIQKNFAERYGIDMKEIFEDYYKADANKPTEDNSSGVGNGTPKQDTEDDLLG; translated from the coding sequence ATGTCTGATGATTTTGACTTATTAGAAACCAACTCTCAAGAAAAAAACGAAAAAGTAGACGTTAATTGGGGAAAAGCAATTGACACAATGAAGTCTAAACTAGCGCAAGAAGACGATCCTGAAAGTCGTCAAAAAATTCTTAACGCAACCTTAGATGATGTTGTACATATGGCAGAAAAAGACCGTACAACACTTTTAGATGCAATTAAAGATTTAACCGATTATCAAGATGAAGTTGGTATACTTTTCGAGCGATTTTCGTCTTTAAATGAAGATGAGCAAAAAGTAATCGACGATGCACAAAAAGCATTAGAACGTGCTAAAATCGAACTTGAAGACGCACAAAACAAACCAGATACATGGTGGAATAACCTTTGGGGAAGAAAAAGCAAAATCAAAAAAGCCGAAGATACTTTAAAAGAAGCCGAAAAAACACGTGCAGCTGCAGATAACAAAGCAAAAGCAATGTTCCAAGAGCGTATAGAAAGTGCAGATGTACAGACATTGTTAAGTGAGTTGTCTTATAAATCTCAAGCTGCAATTACACGATTAAAAAACCGTGAGGTTGAAATCAAAGAAGTAGAAGATAAGCTGCAAGATGCCATAGTAGAAGCGTCTAAAAATCATACTAAAGCGTTAGAGAAAAAAGCCGAAACTGAAGCTAAATTAGAAGAGCAATACGCATTATTAAAACAAGCGCGTCAAGCTTTAGAAGAAGTAGCAGATAAACAATCTACAGAATACTCAGAAGCGTTAGCTAAAGTCACAAAACTTGAGCAAAAAGTAGAAGAATTAGAAGGTCTTAAAAACGCTTACACAACTTTAGCTGCTTCAAAAGATAGCTTTGTACACAAGCATAATTTAACGATTAAAGTTTTAACGTCTTTACGTAGTAATTTACAGACACATCGTGCAAAATTAAAGTCAGATACAGACGAGCGTTTAAAGTATTACGATGGTTACGTAGTAGCACTTAAAGCACGTACAGACCAAGAGTTTGCGTCTATTTTAGAGCATTTAGGTGTAAAAACAGACGAGCATATTGGTGAGACCTTAGCAGCAATGCACACAGCAAGTGCTAGAGCACGTCAAGAGATGATGGACAACATACCAGTTCACGAAAAAGTAATGCAAGGTGTTTATAGTAGTTACGCAGAAGCGTTACAAGAAATCCGCGCAAAAGATGTAGATATTCAAAAGAATTTTGCCGAGCGTTACGGTATCGATATGAAAGAAATTTTTGAAGACTATTACAAAGCAGATGCTAACAAACCTACTGAAGATAATTCTAGTGGTGTTGGTAATGGTACTCCAAAACAAGACACCGAAGACGATTTATTAGGTTAA
- the ettA gene encoding energy-dependent translational throttle protein EttA: MSDDKKVIFSMSGVTKTFQSANTPVLKNIYLSFFYGAKIGILGLNGSGKSTLLKIIAGVDKNYQGDVVFSPGYSVGYLEQEPQLDEEKTVLEVVKEGAAETVAILDEYNKINDMFGLEEVYSDPDKMEKLMNRQAELQDQIDASNAWELDNKLEIAMDALRTPEGDKKIAVLSGGERRRVALCRLLLKEPDVLLLDEPTNHLDAESVHWLEHHLAQYKGTVIAVTHDRYFLDNIAGWILELDRGEGIPWKGNYSSWLDQKSKRMAQEGKAASKRQKTLERELEWVRQGAKGRQTKQKARLKNYDKLMSQDQKQLDEKLEIYIPNGPRLGTNVIEAIGVSKAYGDKLLYEDLNFNLPQAGIVGVIGPNGAGKTTIFRMIMGEETPDKGEFKVGETAKIAYVDQSHSNIDPEKTIWQNFSDEQELVMMGGREVNSRAYLSRFNFSGSEQNKKVKLLSGGERNRLHLAMTLKEEGNVLLLDEPTNDLDVNTLRALEEGLENFAGCAVVISHDRWFLDRICTHILAFEGDSQVYFFEGGFSDYEENKKKRLGGDLMPKRIKYKKLVR; encoded by the coding sequence ATGTCAGACGATAAAAAAGTAATTTTTTCAATGTCTGGTGTTACCAAAACGTTTCAAAGCGCTAATACACCAGTACTTAAAAATATATATTTAAGCTTCTTTTACGGAGCAAAAATTGGTATTCTTGGACTAAATGGTTCGGGTAAATCTACCTTATTAAAAATCATAGCTGGTGTAGATAAAAACTATCAAGGTGATGTTGTTTTTTCTCCAGGATATTCAGTTGGTTATTTAGAACAAGAACCACAATTAGATGAAGAAAAAACAGTACTAGAAGTTGTTAAAGAAGGTGCTGCAGAAACTGTTGCTATTCTTGATGAATACAACAAAATTAACGATATGTTTGGTTTAGAAGAAGTCTATAGCGATCCAGATAAAATGGAAAAGCTGATGAATCGTCAAGCCGAACTTCAAGATCAAATCGATGCTTCTAATGCTTGGGAATTAGACAATAAATTAGAAATTGCTATGGATGCACTACGTACTCCAGAAGGCGATAAAAAAATAGCTGTTTTATCCGGAGGAGAAAGACGTCGTGTGGCACTTTGTAGATTATTATTAAAAGAGCCTGATGTATTACTATTAGATGAGCCAACCAACCACTTGGATGCAGAATCTGTACATTGGTTAGAGCATCACTTAGCGCAATATAAAGGAACTGTAATTGCTGTAACGCACGACCGTTATTTCTTAGATAACATTGCTGGTTGGATTTTAGAATTAGATAGAGGTGAAGGTATTCCATGGAAAGGAAATTATTCATCTTGGTTAGATCAAAAATCTAAACGAATGGCTCAAGAAGGTAAAGCCGCTTCTAAGCGTCAAAAAACATTAGAACGAGAGTTAGAATGGGTTAGACAAGGTGCAAAAGGAAGACAAACCAAGCAAAAAGCACGTTTGAAGAATTACGACAAGTTAATGAGTCAAGATCAAAAACAATTAGACGAAAAACTTGAAATTTATATTCCAAATGGTCCACGTTTAGGAACCAATGTCATTGAAGCGATTGGTGTAAGTAAAGCTTACGGAGATAAGTTACTTTACGAAGACTTAAACTTTAATTTGCCCCAAGCAGGAATTGTTGGTGTTATTGGTCCTAACGGAGCTGGTAAAACAACAATTTTTAGAATGATTATGGGTGAAGAAACACCTGATAAAGGCGAATTTAAAGTTGGTGAAACTGCAAAGATCGCTTACGTAGACCAAAGTCATTCTAACATAGATCCAGAAAAAACAATTTGGCAAAACTTTAGTGACGAGCAGGAATTGGTCATGATGGGAGGAAGAGAAGTAAACTCTCGTGCGTACTTAAGTCGATTCAATTTTTCTGGTAGCGAGCAAAATAAAAAGGTAAAATTATTGTCTGGTGGAGAACGTAACAGACTTCATTTAGCAATGACTTTAAAAGAAGAAGGTAACGTATTACTATTGGATGAGCCAACAAACGACCTTGATGTAAATACACTTCGTGCATTAGAAGAAGGTTTAGAAAACTTTGCAGGTTGTGCTGTTGTTATATCTCACGATAGATGGTTTTTAGATCGTATTTGTACACATATCTTAGCTTTTGAAGGTGATAGCCAAGTATACTTCTTTGAAGGTGGATTTAGTGATTATGAAGAAAATAAGAAAAAACGTCTTGGTGGCGATTTAATGCCAAAACGAATCAAGTATAAAAAGCTTGTAAGATAA
- a CDS encoding AAA family ATPase → MEHNSTFPIKKSELDVLRDEASSYLKSVSWEQGARAKNRDKDAKDESILLYLSRANNGSSVSVTSVSKTILALKKRLLPDSIAIPIHLNQTLYAVQEGITLGTWIKDSYYDASGLSSLNERKSALDSSGKREYESKMQTATAFMLFATSYYILHQIKPYASDDLSVMKQKFAGIPEVSLLSPLKGISCTLFYYDKYLAHPDIIKSDKDVADFTAVFFEAVIGEINLRRSSLEYTETIVDRTYKLENSDFAISGWENTFQGTAKSVEFNKIKFEQIVGNRDAKHFARRLTERMLSYDFQAQKNPFQELGGFMPVFMGYGIPGTGKSMLIAAIATRLKEHCDNLDIPFLFHPMPDTLISTFQGGSAEKMVDWMKPLQDPTKLIFAPIDDAENNLQERTAQGVSAGVKEVIGVFLRYTEGAYAVNYGNSSIGLFTNLPEMLDKAVISRVQGRFKIDGARTEHDFLDQDHLWWRKFEKTMPDFVNMQNPANYTYLQDQGLAKNMGEILNVSNKPTEQRVLEAYDIAEKQHKTTDHLFYATLYKEIQKIFPFFSSRDVRNIQSAISLRLTDFDLEESWFENPEIYFKKDYDTKFAMLQELMKANMKGLDFSEIRRQEVVRYLDNVATIADTDFKRQVEGRVNQLNIEMEARKQFDKS, encoded by the coding sequence ATGGAACACAATTCCACATTTCCTATAAAAAAATCAGAACTAGATGTCTTGCGCGATGAAGCTTCATCTTACTTAAAAAGTGTAAGTTGGGAGCAAGGCGCGCGTGCAAAAAACAGAGATAAAGATGCTAAAGACGAGTCTATTTTATTGTATCTGTCTCGTGCCAATAATGGTTCTTCAGTTTCTGTAACATCAGTTTCAAAAACCATTTTAGCGCTTAAAAAGCGTTTGTTGCCAGATAGTATTGCAATTCCAATTCATCTTAACCAGACGTTATATGCTGTTCAAGAAGGTATTACTTTAGGAACGTGGATAAAAGATAGCTATTACGATGCATCTGGTTTGTCAAGTTTAAACGAGCGTAAATCGGCATTAGATAGTAGCGGAAAACGCGAATACGAAAGCAAAATGCAAACCGCAACAGCGTTTATGCTATTTGCAACATCGTATTATATTCTGCATCAAATAAAACCATATGCGTCAGACGATTTAAGTGTGATGAAACAGAAGTTTGCAGGTATCCCTGAAGTGTCTTTACTATCGCCATTAAAAGGAATTTCGTGTACATTATTTTACTATGATAAATATTTAGCGCATCCAGATATAATCAAATCTGATAAAGATGTAGCCGATTTTACAGCGGTATTTTTTGAAGCTGTAATTGGCGAAATTAATTTAAGACGAAGCAGTTTAGAATACACCGAAACGATTGTAGATAGAACATACAAGTTAGAAAACAGTGATTTTGCTATTTCTGGTTGGGAAAACACGTTTCAAGGCACTGCAAAAAGTGTCGAGTTTAATAAAATTAAATTCGAGCAAATTGTAGGTAACAGAGATGCTAAACACTTTGCACGTCGTTTAACAGAAAGAATGTTAAGCTACGATTTTCAAGCACAGAAAAATCCGTTTCAAGAATTAGGCGGATTCATGCCAGTCTTTATGGGTTACGGTATTCCAGGAACAGGAAAAAGTATGCTTATTGCCGCAATAGCAACACGTTTAAAAGAACATTGTGATAATTTAGATATTCCGTTTTTGTTTCATCCAATGCCAGATACGTTAATAAGTACGTTTCAAGGTGGATCTGCTGAGAAAATGGTAGACTGGATGAAACCTTTACAAGATCCAACAAAATTAATTTTTGCACCAATTGATGATGCCGAAAATAACTTGCAAGAGCGTACAGCACAAGGTGTTTCGGCTGGTGTAAAAGAAGTTATTGGTGTCTTTTTACGTTATACAGAAGGTGCTTATGCGGTTAATTATGGGAACAGTTCTATAGGTTTGTTTACCAACTTACCAGAAATGTTGGATAAAGCCGTAATCTCTCGTGTGCAAGGACGTTTTAAAATTGATGGAGCACGTACAGAACACGACTTTTTAGATCAAGATCATTTATGGTGGCGTAAGTTTGAAAAGACAATGCCCGACTTTGTAAACATGCAAAATCCTGCAAATTATACTTATTTACAAGATCAAGGTTTGGCTAAAAATATGGGTGAAATTTTAAACGTATCTAACAAACCAACAGAACAACGTGTTTTAGAAGCTTATGATATTGCCGAAAAGCAACATAAAACAACAGATCATTTGTTTTATGCAACGTTGTATAAAGAAATTCAGAAGATATTTCCGTTTTTCTCTTCTAGAGATGTTAGAAATATACAAAGCGCAATCTCATTACGTTTAACAGATTTTGATTTAGAAGAAAGCTGGTTTGAAAATCCAGAGATTTATTTCAAAAAAGATTACGATACCAAGTTTGCGATGCTTCAAGAATTAATGAAAGCCAATATGAAAGGTTTAGATTTTTCAGAAATTAGACGACAAGAAGTCGTACGTTATTTAGATAACGTTGCTACTATTGCAGATACCGATTTTAAACGTCAAGTAGAAGGAAGAGTTAATCAGTTAAATATTGAAATGGAAGCAAGAAAACAGTTTGATAAATCGTAA
- a CDS encoding MFS transporter has translation MNKALLSLAIGGFGIGLTEFVIMGILPDVANAFDVTIPVAGHFISAYALGVVVGAPTLTGFGSKYPANKVLFGLMLWFTVFNTLSAFATGYYSFITLRFLSGLPHGAFFGIGAVVAGKLSKPGKEAQGIAIMFSGLTFANLLGVPLGTYLGKHFSWNVSFLMVGVVGVMAVLGVKFWMPLLQQSSESNFLSEFKIFKRVELWLIILLTTIGTGGFFAWYSYIAPLITDVAGHTEQMVSYAMVLAGLGMVIGNFLGAKLTEKYSSLYAVTIVLIVMAICLALNTFAAHDKILVLVMTFIIGVVSFSISTPIQLLIIKASKGSETLGSSLNQSAFNIGNASGAFFAGIPIAMGYGFTSADWVGAGMATIGVLIALIIILLRKHK, from the coding sequence ATGAATAAAGCTTTACTTTCTTTAGCTATTGGCGGATTTGGAATTGGATTAACAGAATTTGTGATTATGGGAATTTTACCAGATGTTGCAAATGCATTTGATGTTACAATTCCAGTTGCTGGACATTTTATATCTGCTTACGCTTTAGGTGTTGTTGTTGGTGCGCCAACACTTACAGGCTTTGGTAGTAAATATCCAGCAAATAAAGTCCTATTTGGACTTATGCTTTGGTTTACTGTTTTTAATACGCTTTCTGCTTTTGCTACTGGTTATTATTCATTTATAACATTACGCTTTTTATCTGGATTACCACATGGTGCGTTTTTTGGTATTGGTGCTGTTGTTGCTGGTAAATTATCAAAACCTGGTAAAGAAGCTCAAGGCATTGCCATAATGTTTAGCGGATTAACCTTTGCTAACCTTTTAGGTGTACCATTAGGGACATATTTAGGTAAACATTTTAGCTGGAATGTGTCTTTTTTAATGGTTGGTGTTGTTGGTGTAATGGCTGTTTTAGGTGTTAAATTTTGGATGCCATTATTACAACAATCTTCAGAATCTAACTTTTTAAGTGAATTTAAAATCTTTAAAAGGGTTGAATTATGGCTAATTATATTATTGACAACCATTGGAACTGGTGGATTTTTTGCATGGTATAGTTACATCGCACCATTAATTACAGATGTTGCTGGTCACACAGAACAAATGGTGTCTTATGCAATGGTTTTAGCAGGTTTAGGTATGGTAATAGGTAACTTCTTAGGCGCTAAATTAACAGAAAAATACTCTTCGCTTTATGCGGTAACTATAGTGTTAATTGTCATGGCTATATGTTTAGCTTTAAATACGTTTGCTGCTCATGATAAAATATTAGTTCTAGTAATGACCTTTATAATTGGTGTTGTATCTTTTTCTATCTCTACACCTATTCAATTATTAATTATTAAAGCTTCTAAAGGCTCAGAAACTCTTGGTTCTTCATTAAATCAAAGTGCATTTAATATTGGAAATGCTTCTGGTGCATTTTTTGCTGGAATACCTATAGCTATGGGATATGGATTTACCTCTGCAGATTGGGTTGGTGCTGGAAT
- a CDS encoding MBL fold metallo-hydrolase, with the protein MKKLLFIALSMSILLTSCKDNSKKETTSEMANTEVIEKAETKASLDFTPITHATMVMNYGDETIYVDPTGGKAAFADFKQPTIVLITDIHGDHLNIETLKELNLKGTLIVAPQAVVDKFPEDFKPMFKVMNNGQTAVVKDINIEAIPMYNLREEALKFHKKGRGNGYVLTFGDERVYISGDTEDIPEMRNLKNIDKAFVCMNLPYTMPIESAASAVLDFNPKTVYPYHFRGTEGLSNVKKFKSIVNEGNPDINVELLEWYPN; encoded by the coding sequence ATGAAAAAACTACTATTTATTGCTCTTTCAATGTCTATTTTATTGACCAGTTGTAAAGACAATTCTAAAAAAGAAACAACTTCTGAAATGGCTAACACAGAAGTTATTGAAAAAGCTGAAACCAAAGCGAGTTTAGATTTTACGCCAATCACACATGCAACCATGGTAATGAATTATGGTGACGAAACTATTTATGTAGATCCTACTGGCGGCAAAGCAGCATTTGCTGATTTTAAACAACCAACAATTGTTTTAATTACAGACATACATGGTGACCATTTAAATATTGAGACCTTAAAAGAATTAAACCTTAAAGGTACTTTAATTGTTGCGCCACAAGCTGTAGTAGATAAATTTCCTGAAGACTTTAAACCAATGTTTAAAGTGATGAATAACGGACAAACAGCAGTTGTTAAAGACATAAATATTGAAGCTATACCAATGTATAATTTACGTGAAGAAGCATTAAAATTTCATAAAAAAGGTAGAGGAAATGGTTATGTATTAACCTTTGGAGACGAACGTGTTTACATCTCTGGTGACACCGAAGATATCCCAGAAATGAGAAATCTTAAAAACATTGATAAAGCTTTTGTATGTATGAATTTACCTTATACAATGCCTATTGAAAGTGCAGCAAGTGCTGTATTAGATTTTAATCCTAAAACCGTTTATCCTTACCATTTTAGAGGTACTGAAGGTTTAAGTAATGTAAAAAAATTTAAATCTATTGTAAACGAAGGTAATCCTGATATTAATGTTGAGCTTTTGGAATGGTATCCAAATTAG